In a genomic window of Roseiflexus castenholzii DSM 13941:
- a CDS encoding cation:proton antiporter domain-containing protein, with amino-acid sequence MGIAADIAIIVVAALIGGFVAQRFGQPLLLGYILAGVVVGPHTGGITVSNIHDIELLAEIGVALLLFALGLEFNLGRMGKVRTIALAGTTIQILVTMAFGFGIGRMLGWPEYESLWFGAIVALSSTMVILKTLLEQGRLGSLAGRIMMSMLIVQDLAVVPMLIILPTLQDPGAGLLTLGWAILHAALFLALMIYGGTRLMPVILRQIAAWNSRELYLIAIVAIGLGVGYATYLAGLSFAFGAFVAGMVLSESEHSHHALSSIGPLRDLFGLLFFVSIGMLIDPAFLIDHLGIVLLVVALVAIGKALIFGAISRAFGYADGIPILVGLGMFQIGEFAFVLAEVGLNANAIRQETFTLVLATAVVTMVLTPFAVRGADPLAARLRRTREVIEAHLAPEQTLRNHIIIIGYGRVGRYIAGALQHLRMPCVVIDQDYNAVERARKAGLPVIYGDGASPVVLEAAGLAHARLVMVVVARGVDVEHVVRQVRQLNATVPLIARAANVAQIEELQPLGVDEIVQPEFEAGIEMVRQALLRCDVAPEAIDALSDVVRLHGYQSLRLPGQEELLLNALRKSASATSLAWMTVEAGAPLDGKTIGENHIRWRTGATIVAIERDAAMIANPGPETLLLSGDRLAVWGTLAQRQAVHALCVPLDDAATEAPQLMDGRASVEVDAC; translated from the coding sequence CAACATTCATGACATCGAACTGCTCGCCGAAATTGGGGTGGCGCTGCTCCTCTTTGCACTCGGGCTCGAATTCAATCTTGGTCGTATGGGGAAGGTGCGCACTATTGCGCTGGCAGGCACGACTATTCAAATTCTGGTGACCATGGCGTTCGGCTTTGGCATTGGTCGTATGCTTGGCTGGCCCGAGTACGAGTCGCTCTGGTTTGGCGCGATTGTGGCACTGTCGAGCACGATGGTCATCCTCAAGACATTGCTCGAACAGGGGCGGCTCGGTTCACTGGCAGGGCGGATTATGATGAGCATGCTGATCGTGCAAGACCTGGCGGTGGTGCCGATGCTCATTATCCTGCCAACGTTGCAGGACCCCGGCGCAGGATTGCTGACGCTCGGATGGGCAATTCTCCACGCTGCGCTGTTTCTTGCCCTGATGATCTATGGCGGCACGCGCCTGATGCCGGTCATTCTGCGGCAGATTGCTGCCTGGAATTCACGCGAACTCTATCTGATTGCAATTGTTGCCATTGGGCTTGGCGTGGGGTATGCGACCTATCTGGCGGGGCTGTCGTTTGCCTTCGGCGCATTCGTCGCCGGTATGGTCTTGAGCGAGTCGGAGCACAGCCATCATGCGCTCAGCAGTATCGGTCCGCTTCGCGATCTCTTTGGCCTGTTGTTCTTTGTATCGATCGGCATGCTTATCGACCCGGCGTTTCTGATCGATCACCTCGGCATTGTGCTGCTTGTCGTGGCGCTCGTCGCCATCGGGAAGGCATTGATCTTCGGCGCAATCTCGCGCGCCTTCGGCTATGCCGATGGCATTCCTATCCTGGTTGGATTGGGCATGTTTCAGATCGGCGAGTTTGCCTTTGTGTTGGCTGAAGTCGGACTGAATGCCAATGCTATTCGCCAGGAAACCTTCACACTGGTGCTGGCAACGGCGGTGGTGACAATGGTGTTGACCCCGTTTGCGGTGCGTGGCGCCGATCCGCTGGCGGCGCGGCTGCGGCGCACGCGAGAAGTGATCGAGGCTCATCTTGCTCCAGAACAAACGTTACGCAACCATATTATCATTATCGGCTATGGGAGGGTTGGGCGTTATATTGCCGGAGCGCTTCAGCATCTTCGTATGCCTTGTGTGGTAATCGACCAGGATTACAATGCCGTCGAGCGGGCAAGGAAAGCTGGCTTGCCGGTGATCTATGGCGACGGCGCCAGCCCGGTGGTGCTGGAAGCGGCTGGATTGGCGCACGCGCGCCTGGTGATGGTGGTCGTCGCCCGCGGAGTCGATGTAGAGCATGTGGTGCGTCAGGTGCGTCAGTTGAATGCAACCGTGCCGCTGATCGCGCGCGCGGCGAATGTGGCGCAGATCGAGGAACTGCAACCGCTGGGTGTGGACGAAATCGTGCAGCCGGAGTTCGAGGCGGGGATCGAGATGGTGCGCCAGGCGCTGCTACGTTGTGATGTGGCGCCGGAGGCGATCGATGCGCTGAGCGATGTGGTGCGTCTGCACGGATATCAATCGCTGCGACTGCCCGGGCAGGAGGAATTGCTGCTCAATGCGCTGCGCAAATCCGCTTCGGCGACCAGCCTTGCCTGGATGACGGTCGAAGCCGGAGCGCCGCTCGACGGCAAAACAATCGGCGAAAACCATATCCGCTGGCGTACCGGCGCCACGATTGTTGCTATCGAGCGAGACGCGGCGATGATTGCCAACCCTGGACCGGAGACGTTGCTGCTGTCCGGCGATCGACTCGCCGTTTGGGGAACGCTCGCGCAGCGTCAGGCGGTGCATGCGCTCTGCGTACCGTTGGACGATGCGGCAACCGAAGCGCCGCAACTGATGGATGGGCGCGCATCAGTGGAAGTCGATGCGTGCTGA